In Streptomyces seoulensis, the following are encoded in one genomic region:
- a CDS encoding FtsW/RodA/SpoVE family cell cycle protein, giving the protein MSSTTNTPTHHTSTIGSIGAPSRRNTELALLIFAVVIPVFAYANVGLALNDQVPAGLLGYGLGLGLLAGVAHLAVRKFAPYSDPLLLPLATLLNGLGLVCIWRLDQSKLLQSIGQAGGKATNQLVYTALGIILFAVVLIFLKEHRTLQRYTYISMVAALVLLLLPLVPGLGADLTYGAKIWIKIGSFTIQPGEFAKIVLAVFFAGYLMVKRDALALASRRFMGLYLPRGRDLGPILVVWFISILILVFETDLGTSLLFFGMFVIMLYVATERTSWIVFGLLMSAAGAVGVATFEPHVQTRVQAWLNPMHEYELSRTPGVTGVHSDQLQQALWAFGSGGTLGTGWGQGHSELIRFAANSDFILATFGEELGLAGIMAILLVYGLIVERGVRTALAARDPFGKMLAIGLSGAFALQVFVVAGGVMGLIPLTGMTMPFLAYGGSSVIANWALIGILIRISDTARRPAPSPAGNPDAEMTQIVRPGGTGPDEQ; this is encoded by the coding sequence ATGAGCAGTACTACGAACACGCCGACGCACCACACGTCCACGATCGGCTCGATCGGTGCGCCGAGCCGCCGCAACACCGAGCTGGCCCTGCTGATCTTCGCGGTGGTCATCCCGGTGTTCGCCTACGCCAACGTGGGCCTGGCCCTCAACGACCAGGTCCCCGCGGGCCTGCTCGGCTACGGCCTGGGCCTCGGCCTGCTGGCGGGCGTCGCCCACCTCGCGGTGCGCAAGTTCGCGCCGTACTCCGACCCGCTGCTGCTGCCGCTGGCCACCCTGCTCAACGGGCTCGGCCTGGTGTGCATCTGGCGCCTGGACCAGTCGAAGCTGCTGCAGTCCATCGGCCAGGCGGGCGGCAAGGCCACCAACCAGCTCGTCTACACCGCGCTGGGCATCATTCTGTTCGCCGTCGTGCTGATCTTCCTCAAGGAACACCGCACGCTGCAGCGGTACACCTACATCTCCATGGTGGCCGCGCTGGTGCTGCTGCTGCTCCCGCTGGTGCCCGGCCTCGGTGCCGACCTGACCTACGGCGCCAAGATCTGGATCAAGATCGGCAGCTTCACCATCCAGCCCGGTGAGTTCGCCAAGATCGTGCTCGCGGTCTTCTTCGCCGGCTACCTGATGGTCAAGCGGGACGCGCTCGCGCTCGCCAGCCGCCGCTTCATGGGTCTCTACCTGCCGCGCGGCCGCGACCTCGGCCCGATCCTGGTCGTCTGGTTCATCTCGATCCTGATCCTGGTCTTCGAGACCGACCTCGGTACCTCGCTGCTGTTCTTCGGCATGTTCGTGATCATGCTGTACGTCGCCACCGAGCGGACCAGCTGGATCGTCTTCGGTCTGCTGATGTCCGCGGCCGGCGCCGTGGGCGTGGCCACCTTCGAGCCACACGTCCAGACACGTGTGCAGGCATGGCTCAACCCGATGCACGAGTACGAGCTGAGCCGCACCCCGGGCGTCACCGGTGTGCATTCCGACCAGCTCCAGCAGGCCCTGTGGGCGTTCGGCTCCGGCGGCACCCTCGGCACCGGCTGGGGCCAGGGCCACTCCGAGCTGATCCGCTTCGCCGCCAACTCCGACTTCATCCTCGCCACCTTCGGCGAGGAGCTGGGCCTGGCGGGCATCATGGCGATCCTGCTGGTCTACGGCCTGATCGTGGAGCGCGGTGTGCGCACCGCCCTCGCCGCCCGCGACCCCTTCGGCAAGATGCTCGCCATCGGCCTGTCCGGCGCGTTCGCCCTCCAGGTGTTCGTCGTCGCCGGCGGTGTGATGGGCCTCATCCCGCTGACCGGTATGACGATGCCCTTCCTCGCGTACGGCGGTTCGTCCGTCATCGCCAACTGGGCGCTCATCGGCATCCTGATCCGCATCAGCGACACCGCCCGGCGCCCGGCACCCAGCCCGGCCGGCAACCCCGACGCCGAGATGACGCAGATCGTGCGGCCCGGCGGCACCGGGCCCGACGAGCAGTGA